Part of the Tepiditoga spiralis genome, TGAAATCCAAAGATTTTGATTCAATCCCAGGAAGCATTATACAAGTTAGAGAGTGTACTAGAAAATTAACTAACTTTGCAAAAAAAAATAATATATCTGTTATTTTGGTTGGTCATGTAAATAAAGAAGGTGCAATTGCTGGTCCAAAAGTATTAGAACACATTGTTGATAGTGTTATACAATTTGAATTAGAAAAATCTTCTGGATTAAGAATGCTTAGAGTATCAAAAAATAGATTTGGACCTACGGATAATGTATTATTGTTTGAAATGACAAATAAAGGATTAAAAACAATTGAAAACATATCAGAATATTTCATTTCAGAATATTCAAATGAACCTGGTAATACATTAACAATGATTAAAGAAGGAAATAAAATAATACCAATAGAAATACAAGTATTAGTAAGTAAACCCGTTTATGGTAGTCCAAGGAGAGTTACATCTGGAGTTCCTATAGACAGAGTTTTAATGATAATTGCTGTTTTATCAAAAAAAATGAAACTACCTTTAGAGTCTAAAGATATTTTTGTTAATACATCTGGTGGATTTAAATTAAACGATAGTGGTATTGATGCTGCTATAGCAATTTCAATGTTATCTTCTTTGTTTGATAAACCAACTCCATCTCCAACTATTGCAATAGGGGAAATAGGTCTTGATGGTAAATTAAGAACCGTACACATGTTAGATAAAAGAATAGAATTCGCAAAAAAAATTGGCATTGATAGTATTTTAGTTCCAAAACATAAAAATTCTTATAAAAAAATCTTAGAAATTAAAAATATTTCTGAGTTTATAAATTTATTTAAAGGTGATAATAATGATTGAAACCTCTATGGAAAGTATTTTAAACCTTTTAGCTCCAGGTAAACCTTTAAGAAAAGGTATAGATAGAGTATTAGAAGCCAATTTAGGTGCCCTAATATTTTTATCAAGTAAAACTGAAGAATACTTAAACGAAGGATTAATTCAATTAGGTTTTAAAATAGACTCTGACTTTCAACCAGAAAAAATATATGAACTCGCTAAAATGGATGGTGCAATAATTTTAAATACAGAAGCCACAAAAATATTATATGCAAATGTTCAATTAAATCCAGATAGAAGTATTCCAAGTACAGAAACTGGCATGCGTCACAGAACTGCAGAAAAAATTTCAATGCAAACTGGAGATATTGCAATAGCTGTTTCAAAAAGAAGAAATATAGTTTCTGTTTTTTATAAATGGTCTAAAAATGAATTATTGCCAGAAAGTGTATTATTTGCACGATTAAATCAAGAAATAACTATTGCGCAAAGATACAAACAAAGTTTTTTAGAACAAGTTGAATTTTTAAATATAGAAGAAACAAAGAAAAAAATAAGCCTTTCCGATGTAACCGAAACTCTTTCAAAAGGTTTATTAACCATAATGATAACAAAGGGAACAGACAAATATATGAGAGAACTTGGAGAAGTTTCTGGAAGTGCTAAATTAGAATACGATGAAATTTTAAAATCTATATCTAAAATAGTTGGTTCAATAATAATGGACTATCATAGTGAAGATTTAAAATATCAAAAAGCAGAAGAAGCTATAGAATTATTTGAAGATATAAAAACAGAAGATCTTGTTAATCAATTTATAATAGCAAAAAAAATTGGCTATGATGTTTCTTCCGATGATGAACTAGAAGAAAAAATGTTAACTCCAAGAGGATATAGAATACTTTATTCAACTAAATTACCAAGCCAAGCAATAAAAAATGTTATTGAAACATTTAAAACTTTGAGTAGTTTAATGGAAGCTTCATTTGAAGATTTAACCGATGTATCAGGAATTGGTAAACGAAGAGCTGACACTATAATGGGATTACTTTATAGAAAGAAAAAAGGAGCAGAAGATGAAGATACTTTCAAACAATAAAAAAGCTTATCATGATTACTTCATATTAAAAGAATACGAAGCCGGAATTGAATTATTTGGATCTGAAGTTAAATCAATAAAAGAAGGAAGATGTAATTTAAAAGATGGATACTGTAAAATTAAAAATAGAGAAGTTTTCTTGTACAATATTCATGTTAGTCCTTATACAAATGCTTCTATATTTAATCATGATCCAGAAAGGCCTAGAAAATTATTAATGCATAAATATGAAATTTTAAAAATTCATAACAAAATAAAAGAAGAAGGATTAACTTTAATACCTTTAAAACTTTATTTGAAAAATGGATTAATAAAAATAGAAATAGGTCTAGCAAAAGGTAAAAAAATTTATGACAAAAGAGAAACTTCAGCAAAAAAAGACTTTGAAAGAAAAATTAAAAAAAATCTCAAATATACAAACTTATAAGGAGAGACTTTAATGAAGGCTATTGAAACAAAAAATTTAAGTAAAAAATTTGGAGAATTATACGCAGTAAAAAATGTATCTCTTGATATTGAAAAAGGTAAAATTTTCGGATTACTTGGACCTAATGGAGCCGGAAAATCAACAATAATGAAAATGTTATCAACCTTAATGCTTCCAACAAGTGGAAGCATAAAAGTATTAGGTCATGATATTAAAACCTCAAAACAAAAGATAAGATCTTTAATAAGTTTAGTTTCTGATTATACAGTCCTTGAAGATGATTTAACTCCCATTGAAAATTTAGAAATGTTCGCTGAAATTTCAAATGTAAAAAATTATAGTAAAAAAGTAAAAGATTTGATAGAAGATTTTGGCCTTGGTATTTACAAAGGAAAATTAACTAAATATCTTTCTTCTGGAAATAAACAAAAATTAAACATAGCAAGAGCCTTAATAAAAGAACCAAAAATTCTTCTTTTAGATGAACCAACTAATGCCATAGATGTAGAAACCTCTAGATTTATACGTGAATATATTATAGAAGAAAATGTAAAATCAGAAATGACTATTTTAATTTCTTCTCATTATATTTGGGAAGTTGAACAATTAGCAACTGAAGTTGGTGTAATTATAAATGGTAATATAATAATAAAAGAAAAAACTAATGATTTAATTAACAAATTCAACTCTATGTTTGGCATATATGAATTAACTTTTAAAAAAGAAAAATTTGAAAATGTTTTAAACAATTTAAAAAAACAAAAAGATATTTTAACAATAAAACCAATTACTAAAGAAAAGATAATAATCGAAGTCTCTAACAAAGATTTCAATATAAAAGATATGAATTTAAGAAAAATTACACCTTCACTTGAAGATATTTATTCTTATATAGTAAAAAATAAAAAAGTAAAGTAGGAGAAAAATGAGATTAGATAAATATATTTCAAATGCTAAAATCGGAACAAGAAGAGAAGTAAAAGCACTTATAAAATCTGGAAAAGTCAAAGTAAATGAAAAAATAATAAAAAAAAGTGATTATAAAGTAACAAACGAAATAATAGAAGTAAACAACAATATAATAACTCCACACAAAAAAATATATATAATGTTTAATAAACCTAAAGGTATACTTTCAGCTAATAAAGATTATAAAAGAAAAACTGTATTTGACCTTATAAAACATCCTTATGTTAATGAGCTTTCAATTGCTGGAAGACTAGATTTAGATGTTCATGGATTACTTCTTTTATCAAATGATGGAACATTCATACATAAAGTAATAAGTCCAAAAAAAAATGTATATAAAACTTATGAAATTATTTTTGAAGGCGTTTTTACAGAAGAAAAAAAGAAAAGATTAGAATCTGGAATTAAATTAAATGAATTTACAACAAAACCAGCTATTGTATCTTTACTTTCTAAAAATAAACTTGAATTAAAAATATTAGAAGGAAAATTTCATCAAGTAAAAAGAATGATAGCTTCAATAGATTTAAAATTAATAGATTTAAAAAGAACATCAATTGGAAGTTTAAAAGTAGATATTCCAGAAGGAACTTATAGAGAATTAAAAGAATTTGAATATTTATCTTTTTTAAAATAGGAATATCAATAATAATTATAGTAATATAAAGTAGAATTGGAGGGTTTTGGGTTATGAAAAAAAAATCAAAAGATATTGAAAAAATTTTTAGAACCATTTGTTTTAACATAAAAGTTGGAGGAAGACGTGTATTAAAAGATTTTGATATTTCTTCTGCTCAATTTGATGTTTTACAAATGCTTTATTTTAAAGGTCCAAAAAGATTAAGCGATATAAGTAAAAAGCTTGGAGTTACAAAAAGTACTACAACTGGCATTGTAAAAAGATTAGAAAATCAAGGACTTTTAGAAAGAAAACAATCTGATGATGATAAAAGAGTATTTGTAATATCCATAAAAGACCCCGGAAAAAAAATTATAGATAAAGTTATAAATGAAAGAAAAAAATTAATGAAAAAAGTCATAGCCGACATGAACTATGATTCTTATTTTATTGAAAAATTAGAAGACTTCTCGAAAAAACTTCAAGAGGTGACAAATGATGTTTAAAAAATTTTTTCTACTCTTTTTTATATCAATATTTAGTTTTTTAACTATCTTTGCATATAACGTTGAAATAAATTCAATAAAAAATAGTTATGTATACATTGATAATGTATACAATACCAAATCTGATACTGGAAAAAACATCTTAAATTTAAATGGACATCATACCTTAAAGATAATTAAAGATGGTTATACTGATTTTATTAAAGATTTAGATATAAATAAAGATCTAAAAATAAATGCATATCAAATCCCATTATCAAATATTTTGATAAATTCTAACCTTTCTAAAATTAATATTTGGTATAATTGGAATAATGAAAAAAAAGAAGTTATATTAAATTCTGGAGAAAGTTTAAAAGTACCTTATACTATTAAAAAAATTTATATTGCTAAAAAAGGCTACAATGAAAAAGAAATAAATATAGAACTCAAACCATTTTCATCAACTGTATTAAACATACATTTAAACTCTTTACAAAAATGTTTAATAAAAACAACTCCTTCAAATGTAAAAGTTTATTCAAATGGTACTTATATAGGAACTACTCCAATAGAATTAGATAAAAATTATAAAAACTTAATATTGAAAAAAGAGGAATATGTTGATTATTCAATAGATGAATTATTAAATTCAGAATACAACATTAATTTAAAAAAAGGAAAAAAATTATCCATTAATTCAAATATTTCTGATGCTATTGTAATTATTAATAAAAAATACACTGGTACAACACCTTTTTCAAAAACACTCCCAGTTGATAATTATTTTATTGAAGTAAAAAAATTAGGATATGATTCAAAGTATTTAAATGTGGATTTATCAAATAATTTAAACTTATCAATAAATCTTAAAAAATCTTTGAAAAAAATAACTTTATTAAATACAGAAAATTATGAATTTAATATTGATGGTAAAACAATTAAAGGATTAAACGAAATTTTATTTGACAATAAAAATCATTTATTGAAAATAAAAAACGGAGATTCTATATATTCAATTTTAATAGATGAAAAAACACCTGAAGTATTAGACTTCAATAAAGTTGGTGTTTTAAATGTTTTTTCAATAAAAAACGACTTTGCTAAAGTATTTGATAAAATAAAAAACTTACCTACTCAATTTTTTATAAATATGATTTCAGAAAGATCTACAGTAACTTTAAAAACCACTCAAAATTACTATAATTTAATAATAAATAAAGGAAAATATGGAAATATTTTTACAGAAAAAAATATTGGAGGTATTTTTGTTTCTTCAAATATAAACAATACTTCTTATTATTTAGATGGAGAATATATTGGAACAAACCCATTTATGTATGGACTAAAAGCTGGGACTCATGAAATCGAAGCAAAAAATGGAAATAAAATAAAAAAAGAACAGTTAAATATTAAAAATAATAATGTTTATTATACAAACTTTATTTTTGATGAAAAAGTTCCTGTTAGACTTTATACAAGTAAAAAAATTAAAATAAATAATATAGAAATAAATAAAACACCTTATTATTTTTATTTAAATAAAGGTGCAAATTATATTGAAGTAAACAATAAAAAGATAGTAGTTTTTATATATGGTCCACAATCAATAAACATAGATGACATACTGTGATGGAGGTGTAATGATGAAACGTAATGTTTTAATACTAACTATTGTTTTAATTTCTATTTTTATATTTTCAGAACCAACGATAAAGGATTTAAAACCTTCATCACCAACGTATCCTCATGTAATAAGAATGATTGAAAATCAAATAATGACTGTAGATAATCAAGCAAGATTTAATGGTGCAAATCCTATAATTAAATATGATTTAGCTGTTTTTGGTTCAAAATTTTTAGATTACTTCAAAGGAAAGTATGGAGTAAAGATAAAAGAGTTTGAAGATAGATTATCTATTTTAGAGAATATGAATTTAGATAAAAGAATAAGTACATTAGAAACATCATTTTATAATTATTCAGAAAAATCTATTTTAATTGAAAATAATATAGATGAAATAAATAAAAAAATAAATGATATATTAATGGTAATAGATCCAAGCAGTAGTATAAATTCAAATAATGCTGTATTTACTGAAATTGAAAACAAAGCCCAAAAAATCGCTCAAAAAGTTGCTTTAGAAGAATTAAAAAGAGTAAGCGATACAACTTTAGCAACAGTTAATGAATTTTCTGATAGGCTTTCAAAATTTGAACAAAGTGTTCAAGATTTAAATAACAAATATGATAAATCAATAGAGTACTTAAACACTATAATAGTTTCAAATGAAGAAAAAAGTAGAAATGAATTAAAAAATTATGTAAATCAAAAATTAAATATAGAAATAGATGCTTTAAAAGCATCCATGAGAAATATTGCTAATTCAGAAGTTGGATATTTAAATGCAACTCTTGATGCAACTTTTTCTAATCTTGATTCAAGAATAAACAAATTAGAAACTAATTCAAATCAAAAAATTGATTCTTATATAAATGGAATAGATTCCAGATTATTGAATTTAGAAGCTAAAATAAATAGTATTGCAAACTTTAATAGCGAAAATATAAAAACAAATACAACCGGAGAGATCCTTAAAATAAAAACAGATATAGAAGTTCTTAGAAACACTTTAAATACTCTTGAAACTTCATTGAAAAATTTAAACAATCAAAATGAATATAATAAATCATATATTGATTCTTTTAACTTAAAAGAAGAATATTATACAAAAAAAATAAATGAAATAGAAAAAAAATATGATAACTTGGTATCTAATTTAATATTTCAAAGTAAAAAAGTTGATGGAATTATGTTTGAAATGTCTAAAATATCCACATCAAATAATATAAATATTGATAATAGTTCCTTAAATGAAAGAGTAGCTAGTTTAGAAAGATTTTTTTCAAATTATTCTGATGAAATTAAAAAAGTAGATATTTATTCTAATGATATAGATAAAACACTAAATGAATTTCAAACTATTAAAGATCAATTCAAAGCTAATAATTCAAAAATAGAAAATATAAACAATAGCTTTGATACAATTAATACTAAAATAGACAGCTTATCAAAAATTTTAAATATTGATTCTCAAAAATTAAAAGATATTAAAAATTTATATGATGTAAATGAAAAAATATTAAATAATCAAAACATCATTGAAAACCTCAATAAAAAATCTTCAAACAATGAAATGAGTATTATAGATCTCTCTCAAAGGTTAAAAACTATTGAAAATGAAATAAATTCTTTTAATGTTAATACTGGAAAAATGGATGAATTAAATAAATCCTATGGAGAATTACTTCAAGAATATTATAAAATAAAATCAAATGTAATTTTTAGTATTAATCCAGATAAAATGAAAGATGAAATAACATCAACAGTTGAAAATAAAATAGCAATAGAATTAGCAAATAATAATCAAAAAATAATGGATTTATCAAAAAAAATAGAAACATTGTCTACTAATTCTAATAATTCAGAAGAACTAACTTATAATAAAAAAATAGAAGATAACAAAAGTAAGTTAAATAAATTAGAAGAAGAAATAAAAATGTTAAAAAAACCTCAAGAAGTTTCTTTTATATCTTCTTTAACAAGTGGTTTAATTGGTGTAGGTGTTGGAGCAGCAATAACTTGGATTTTACTTTCATCTGGATTGTGAGGTTATTATTATGAGATATGGACTTGCTTTAGGTAGTGGTGGCATACGTGGAGTAGCTCATCCAGCATTAATTGAACGACTTATGAATAAAAGGAATATCAATTTTGATGTTGTTACTGGATGTAGTGCAGGTGCAGTAACTGCTGCATTATTTGCTCTTGAAGGACCTAATAAAATAATGAATAAATTTGAAATAGTTATGAATAAGTATAGTAAAAAACTTGATGAATTGAGTAAAGATTTATCTTCAAAAATAAATATTTTTGCAAAATTACTTGCATCAAAAGGTATAGCAAAAAATGATATTGTTTATGATTTTTTAACTGATTTATATGGAAATAAAAAATTTTCTGATTGTAAAATAAAATTAGGAGTAGTTTCAGTAGATATAAATTCTGGAAAGTTACAAGAAATAACAGAAGGATATATTGTTGATGCTGTCATGGCATCATCAAATGTTCCTGGAGCATTTGTTCCTCAACGTTTAGGAGGAATGAACTTAATAGATGGTGGTGTATTAAATGAAGTTCCTGTTGAATTAGCAAGAAAATTAGGAGCAGAATATGTTATAGCTAATCATGTTTCTCCTATTGAATTAAGAACTAAATTTAAAGATGGAATGGATTATATGAGTTATATTGATAACTTTAAAATAGATAGAATAACTAAAAATTCTTTAAAAAAAGCTGATGAATACTATGAATACAAAGGTAAATACATGTGGTTTGAATTCAATAAATATATGAAAGTTTATGAAGAGGGAAAAGAATTGTATGGTGATATAAAATGAATATAGCTATTGGAGATTTATTAGAAGGATTGTACTGGAATTCTGGAGTACTTGAAGGTTTAATAAAATCAAAAAAATCTTTTAACTTATATACAAGTGGAACAGGAAGTTTAATAGGTATATTTTATGGAATGTATGGCGAAACTTTTTTTGGAAGATTAAAAACCTTTTTATTGGAAAAAGAAAACCATTTAAAAAAAATTTTTAACATAAATAAAATATATTCAAACAGATACTCACAAGCCTCTATGTTATTAAAACTCGGTGGTGGGAAATTAGAACTTTATAATCAAAAAGATTTAAAAACATATTTAAATTCCTATTTTAAAGATTTAAAAATAAAAGATTTGAAAAACAAAGTAAACTTTGAAGTATTTAATATAAAAACTGGAAAAAGCTGTTATTTAAAAGAAGAAACAAAACTATCTGATGTATTGTTAATGGAATTAGCAATATCACCATTCTATAAATATTATGAATATAATGATGGATTTTATATTGCTTCATCAAAATTGGGATTTGTGCCAATAGATGTTCCAAATGATACCCTTTACACATCTTATGAATATAAAATATGTCTTGAAAATCCAAAAAATGCATCTGAAATTCTTTTAAAATCATCTTTTTTATTGGCTAAAAAAAATTTTGAAATAATAACAGAAAATCACAACACCATTATACCTTTCAAAGTATCTGAGAATCCTTTCAATATACAAACTTTTTTTGATGGTGTTAAAGCTATTCAAAATTATTTGGAGGAGAATAAATGAAGAAACTTTATATTATTTTATTTATATTAATTACTTTAAGTACTTTTTCAGGAACATTTAGAGTTAAAGCAGAAAATATGTTTGGAAGTGATAAATATTATGTTTTAAAAGGAAATGCTGAAATAAAAAAAGATAATATAACTATAAATACAAATGAAGCAACTATATCATTAGTCGATGATGATTGGAGAAATTTAGAAAGTTTAAATACAAAAATAAAAACTGACACCTTCGAAGCTTCTTCTAATAAAATAAAGTTTGATATGAAAACAGAAAAAGGTGTGCTAAATGGAAAAGTTATAACCATAATAAAAGTTGATGATTCAAGTTTATCAATATACTGTGATAGTATGAATATTGATAATAAAAACAAAAAATATAGTGGTATCTCCGACACTTTAATAGAAATATACAAAGATGATTATATTATAAAAACTAAAAAATTTGAATATAATGAAACTTCAAAAAAATTAATTTTAACTGGAGATGTAAATATAAAAAATGATGTAAAAAAAATGTCTATGAAATCTCAAAAAGCTATATTTAATA contains:
- a CDS encoding PEGA domain-containing protein, whose protein sequence is MFKKFFLLFFISIFSFLTIFAYNVEINSIKNSYVYIDNVYNTKSDTGKNILNLNGHHTLKIIKDGYTDFIKDLDINKDLKINAYQIPLSNILINSNLSKINIWYNWNNEKKEVILNSGESLKVPYTIKKIYIAKKGYNEKEINIELKPFSSTVLNIHLNSLQKCLIKTTPSNVKVYSNGTYIGTTPIELDKNYKNLILKKEEYVDYSIDELLNSEYNINLKKGKKLSINSNISDAIVIINKKYTGTTPFSKTLPVDNYFIEVKKLGYDSKYLNVDLSNNLNLSINLKKSLKKITLLNTENYEFNIDGKTIKGLNEILFDNKNHLLKIKNGDSIYSILIDEKTPEVLDFNKVGVLNVFSIKNDFAKVFDKIKNLPTQFFINMISERSTVTLKTTQNYYNLIINKGKYGNIFTEKNIGGIFVSSNINNTSYYLDGEYIGTNPFMYGLKAGTHEIEAKNGNKIKKEQLNIKNNNVYYTNFIFDEKVPVRLYTSKKIKINNIEINKTPYYFYLNKGANYIEVNNKKIVVFIYGPQSINIDDIL
- the disA gene encoding DNA integrity scanning diadenylate cyclase DisA; protein product: MIETSMESILNLLAPGKPLRKGIDRVLEANLGALIFLSSKTEEYLNEGLIQLGFKIDSDFQPEKIYELAKMDGAIILNTEATKILYANVQLNPDRSIPSTETGMRHRTAEKISMQTGDIAIAVSKRRNIVSVFYKWSKNELLPESVLFARLNQEITIAQRYKQSFLEQVEFLNIEETKKKISLSDVTETLSKGLLTIMITKGTDKYMRELGEVSGSAKLEYDEILKSISKIVGSIIMDYHSEDLKYQKAEEAIELFEDIKTEDLVNQFIIAKKIGYDVSSDDELEEKMLTPRGYRILYSTKLPSQAIKNVIETFKTLSSLMEASFEDLTDVSGIGKRRADTIMGLLYRKKKGAEDEDTFKQ
- the smpB gene encoding SsrA-binding protein SmpB yields the protein MKILSNNKKAYHDYFILKEYEAGIELFGSEVKSIKEGRCNLKDGYCKIKNREVFLYNIHVSPYTNASIFNHDPERPRKLLMHKYEILKIHNKIKEEGLTLIPLKLYLKNGLIKIEIGLAKGKKIYDKRETSAKKDFERKIKKNLKYTNL
- a CDS encoding ABC transporter ATP-binding protein; this translates as MKAIETKNLSKKFGELYAVKNVSLDIEKGKIFGLLGPNGAGKSTIMKMLSTLMLPTSGSIKVLGHDIKTSKQKIRSLISLVSDYTVLEDDLTPIENLEMFAEISNVKNYSKKVKDLIEDFGLGIYKGKLTKYLSSGNKQKLNIARALIKEPKILLLDEPTNAIDVETSRFIREYIIEENVKSEMTILISSHYIWEVEQLATEVGVIINGNIIIKEKTNDLINKFNSMFGIYELTFKKEKFENVLNNLKKQKDILTIKPITKEKIIIEVSNKDFNIKDMNLRKITPSLEDIYSYIVKNKKVK
- a CDS encoding MarR family winged helix-turn-helix transcriptional regulator yields the protein MKKKSKDIEKIFRTICFNIKVGGRRVLKDFDISSAQFDVLQMLYFKGPKRLSDISKKLGVTKSTTTGIVKRLENQGLLERKQSDDDKRVFVISIKDPGKKIIDKVINERKKLMKKVIADMNYDSYFIEKLEDFSKKLQEVTNDV
- the radA gene encoding DNA repair protein RadA, translating into MKKKQKYYVCNECGYESLKWFAKCPECESFGTAVEFSESKEENNSTKAEISFLEDSIEIPQKIQLSNLEMNELLNGGIVQGGVYLLSGEPGIGKSTLLAQITSQINDFLIYVSGEESKEQVIRRFKRLNIKKENLGLIFENDIESIIKTIKTRKEKPKILFIDSIQTMKSKDFDSIPGSIIQVRECTRKLTNFAKKNNISVILVGHVNKEGAIAGPKVLEHIVDSVIQFELEKSSGLRMLRVSKNRFGPTDNVLLFEMTNKGLKTIENISEYFISEYSNEPGNTLTMIKEGNKIIPIEIQVLVSKPVYGSPRRVTSGVPIDRVLMIIAVLSKKMKLPLESKDIFVNTSGGFKLNDSGIDAAIAISMLSSLFDKPTPSPTIAIGEIGLDGKLRTVHMLDKRIEFAKKIGIDSILVPKHKNSYKKILEIKNISEFINLFKGDNND
- a CDS encoding pseudouridine synthase; this translates as MRLDKYISNAKIGTRREVKALIKSGKVKVNEKIIKKSDYKVTNEIIEVNNNIITPHKKIYIMFNKPKGILSANKDYKRKTVFDLIKHPYVNELSIAGRLDLDVHGLLLLSNDGTFIHKVISPKKNVYKTYEIIFEGVFTEEKKKRLESGIKLNEFTTKPAIVSLLSKNKLELKILEGKFHQVKRMIASIDLKLIDLKRTSIGSLKVDIPEGTYRELKEFEYLSFLK
- a CDS encoding patatin-like phospholipase family protein, translating into MNIAIGDLLEGLYWNSGVLEGLIKSKKSFNLYTSGTGSLIGIFYGMYGETFFGRLKTFLLEKENHLKKIFNINKIYSNRYSQASMLLKLGGGKLELYNQKDLKTYLNSYFKDLKIKDLKNKVNFEVFNIKTGKSCYLKEETKLSDVLLMELAISPFYKYYEYNDGFYIASSKLGFVPIDVPNDTLYTSYEYKICLENPKNASEILLKSSFLLAKKNFEIITENHNTIIPFKVSENPFNIQTFFDGVKAIQNYLEENK
- a CDS encoding LptA/OstA family protein encodes the protein MKKLYIILFILITLSTFSGTFRVKAENMFGSDKYYVLKGNAEIKKDNITINTNEATISLVDDDWRNLESLNTKIKTDTFEASSNKIKFDMKTEKGVLNGKVITIIKVDDSSLSIYCDSMNIDNKNKKYSGISDTLIEIYKDDYIIKTKKFEYNETSKKLILTGDVNIKNDVKKMSMKSQKAIFNTDTNEVTGENVSITLKIKDEEKNNTQDTK
- a CDS encoding patatin-like phospholipase family protein → MRYGLALGSGGIRGVAHPALIERLMNKRNINFDVVTGCSAGAVTAALFALEGPNKIMNKFEIVMNKYSKKLDELSKDLSSKINIFAKLLASKGIAKNDIVYDFLTDLYGNKKFSDCKIKLGVVSVDINSGKLQEITEGYIVDAVMASSNVPGAFVPQRLGGMNLIDGGVLNEVPVELARKLGAEYVIANHVSPIELRTKFKDGMDYMSYIDNFKIDRITKNSLKKADEYYEYKGKYMWFEFNKYMKVYEEGKELYGDIK